From the Candidozyma auris chromosome 2, complete sequence genome, the window tcacttccttctccacaacAAACACAAATGCTATTATGCTTAACGTTCTTGGtgacaaggacaagaagaacgCCGAGTTGGAGATTTGTCGCCGTGCTTTAGAGACCCCCAACGCCTCGGTGTACTTGTACGGCAAGGACAGCAAGCCCCAGCGTAAAATGGGCCATATCAACGTGGTGGGCTCTTCtatggaagaagctgaaagCAAACTTAAGTTCATCTTGGGTGAAAGCAGCTCCCTTCCAAAGGAGATTGAACCAAAGGAGAAGCCCTTAGTATCCATTATCATGGGCTCAGATTCTGACTTACCCGTGATGTCTGTTGGCGccaacatcttgaagaagtttggtGTTCCCTTCGAACTCACCATTGTGTCTGCTCATCGTACTCCACACAGAATGTCCAAGTTTGCCATCGAAGCGGCCTCAAGAGGTATCAAAGCGATCATTGCTGGTGCCGGCGGTGCTGCTCATTTGCCAGGAATGGTTGCTGCCATGACTCCTTTGCCTGTCATTGGTGTTCCTGTTAAGGGCTCCACTTTGGACGGAGTTGACTCTTTGCACTCGATTGTGCAGATGCCTAGAGGCATTCCTGTGGCCACTGTTGCCATCAATAACAGTATAAACGCCGCCTTGTTGGCCATTCGTATTTTGGGAGCCTATGACTACAAGTGGTTAGATGAAATGTCCCAATATATGAACAACATGGAAGAGGAAgtcttgcaaaaagctGAGAGACTAGAAAGCGTGGGCTACGAAAAATACTGAGGTTGATGAACCATAATAAATGACAATGATACAATATTTTTGATCCATAATAAATGACAATGATAAATCATTCCTGATCCATAACAATTAACAAGTATAAAAGTCATCTCTACGGAAGGTTGTGAATGCTATAAGACATGACCTTGAATTACGTAACACGAAATAAAGatagaaaagaaggaatcCAATCGAATGTGATGAGATGTTTAGGGCCCGAAATCGCCGGATGGAGGTCCAATATACGATGCCCCGTATACTTGGGTGGGATCGTCGTTTGGTAAAGTTCTGATCGACGTTAAATCGACGTTAGCAGCGGGATGGAATGTATGCGCcgaaggaggaggagaatgAAAAGTTGTCGGGGTTTGTGGATAATACGGAGCCTGGTAAATGCCCGAGAGCGGATCTACAGGTTCCTGTTTCACGTATTGAATGTCCTGGGGCAcgcttgtggagaaaatgTACTCCTGTTTCACTGGCTGTTCGGGCAGAACCATGGGAGCCAGGGAGAAGGAGTCGTGCAATTCTATGGGTGTTTGGAGAGAGGGAGGGAGGAAAAGCCTCGAAACGGAGGAGGTGGCTTCTTTCCACGACTCGACTTTTGAGAATTCCCAAAGCAACACCGCTTTTATTCTCGCTTTTGGAACTAAGCTCAAAGAGCCGTCGTGGCGTTCGTAAATGACTTGTTTGACAGTGATGCCTTTGAAAGCAGCGTCTAAGGAGCTAGGCTGCTGCAATAactggaaaaaaaagcacttccagaacttgagaagaaatggctgGTTGACGTTCGGCTGGAAATCGTCCTCATTGACCTTGAGCACCTCAGTGCCAAACGAATAGACGGAAGTGTAGCTGCAAAGCCCTGCCGCGGGCACAGTTGCAAATTCAAGCTTATAGTTAGTTTTAAGATCCCTGTCTATAGAGAAGTTCGCCGGGAGAGTAGATGGGTTCAAAAGCCTCACCATATTATGTAGAATGGGCACGTTTGTCGAGGCAAACTCCTCCAAGCCGGGGAACCGTGATGCAAAGTTGGCGTTTTCCTTCAACGTCAACAGAAGAATAGGGGCATCTTCCTGGAAGGTTAAGATGTTGTTATTGCCC encodes:
- the TEC1 gene encoding transcription factor TEC1; its protein translation is MSRKLPMIVDIGIDDSGNKMFQVHETSKHVRHKMPTSSHFSDPSLFDSKNRHDSTDSNLDEQLSVENTSTSGTPKGSRSSSRRASSASPEEDIWCSDVQQAFEEVLAMVPKKGLNKIKIGGRSCGRNELISDYIMAKTGKYRSRKQVSSHIQVIKNMRSRRELIDLINHGPRFASDEEAKRNNKRFEEIFTKINLNKSLGVASIRENKSVGGGGGGASRRHSTGLSSTPKRKRLSTDLVSIKNIGFSIDNGIPGNNNILTFQEDAPILSLTLKENANFASRFPGLEEFASTNVPILHNMVRLLNPSTLPANFSIDRDLKTNYKLEFATVPAAGLCSYTSVYSFGTEVLKVNEDDFQPNVNQPFLLKFWKCFFFQLLQQPSSLDAAFKGITVKQVIYERHDGSLSLVPKARIKAVLLWEFSKVESWKEATSSVSRLFLPPSLQTPIELHDSFSSAPMVSPEQPVKQEYIFSTSVPQDIQYVKQEPVDPLSGIYQAPYYPQTPTTFHSPPPSAHTFHPAANVDLTSIRTLPNDDPTQVYGASYIGPPSGDFGP